A single window of Treponema denticola ATCC 35405 DNA harbors:
- the lnt gene encoding apolipoprotein N-acyltransferase, whose product MRFFLSFFIIFISSVLFSFGIPNEILNFGSAIAGFSGLVLVYYALLNCGSHKRAAFLYGFFVSFVHLMSSFWLAFFEDFAIFTLGASTLAYFFIAMPFGFLLYHSLQKRENLRPFFFAAIWLLWEFAKSTGFLAYPWGTAPMICFNLKPFIQFVDITGVWGLSFIVPLIAACLGEALQTYAYSANSKAFFKGLTEIKSPLIFTAFLVLIINIYGITILSIEMKPATFLNTVIVQQNTDPWDNSQFEENIKTSQALSRKAIFSANKKPDLIVWSESSLIVPYKDNEDFYGILPYDDPFTRFLADTDTPIIVGSPYIDGKKQYNAAYLLSPEGKILDIYSKIQLVPFAEYIPFIDNPLVVRFFDKLVGFSSGWNPGTEYKVFGIKNSEGKTVNFTVPICFEDAFPAVCLNLHNAGSEVLINITNDSWSKTKSAEYQHFVVAHFRAIELRTTLVRSTNSGYSVVVDPKGKIISDMPLFEAESVYTEVPVYGHKKTFYASYKDWLPIMMFLILIFNIFLEKRRAKTARF is encoded by the coding sequence ATGCGATTTTTTTTATCTTTTTTTATTATTTTTATCTCTTCGGTCCTATTTTCTTTCGGAATCCCCAATGAAATTTTAAATTTCGGCTCTGCTATTGCAGGTTTTTCAGGATTAGTTTTAGTATACTATGCACTTCTTAACTGCGGCTCACATAAAAGAGCGGCATTTTTGTACGGTTTTTTTGTTTCTTTTGTACATTTGATGTCAAGTTTTTGGCTTGCATTTTTTGAAGATTTTGCAATATTTACGCTTGGAGCCAGCACCCTTGCATATTTTTTTATAGCAATGCCTTTCGGCTTTTTACTTTATCATAGTCTTCAAAAAAGGGAAAATTTACGCCCCTTTTTCTTTGCCGCCATTTGGCTCCTCTGGGAATTTGCAAAATCGACAGGCTTTTTAGCCTATCCTTGGGGAACGGCCCCGATGATCTGCTTTAATTTAAAGCCTTTTATTCAGTTTGTAGATATAACGGGAGTTTGGGGACTTTCTTTTATTGTCCCCCTCATTGCAGCCTGCTTAGGCGAAGCCTTACAAACGTATGCGTATTCGGCAAATTCAAAGGCCTTTTTTAAAGGTTTAACCGAAATTAAAAGCCCCCTGATTTTTACAGCCTTTTTGGTTTTAATTATAAACATTTACGGAATAACAATTCTGTCGATAGAAATGAAGCCTGCAACCTTTTTAAATACCGTAATTGTCCAGCAAAACACCGACCCATGGGATAACTCCCAATTTGAAGAAAATATAAAAACCTCTCAAGCTTTAAGCCGTAAGGCGATATTTTCTGCAAACAAAAAGCCGGATCTTATAGTTTGGAGCGAGTCATCCCTTATAGTTCCTTACAAGGACAACGAGGATTTTTACGGAATTCTTCCTTATGATGACCCATTTACCCGTTTTTTAGCCGATACGGATACCCCGATCATAGTAGGCTCCCCATATATAGACGGAAAAAAACAATATAACGCAGCCTATCTTTTATCTCCTGAAGGGAAAATTTTAGATATTTATTCAAAAATCCAACTCGTCCCCTTTGCCGAGTACATTCCCTTTATAGACAACCCCCTCGTTGTCCGTTTTTTTGATAAGCTGGTCGGCTTTTCTTCAGGCTGGAATCCGGGAACCGAATATAAGGTATTCGGTATTAAAAATTCGGAAGGAAAGACGGTCAATTTTACTGTTCCCATATGCTTTGAAGATGCTTTTCCTGCAGTCTGCCTTAATTTACACAATGCGGGAAGCGAAGTGCTTATAAACATAACAAACGATTCTTGGTCTAAAACAAAGAGTGCCGAGTATCAGCATTTTGTAGTGGCTCATTTTAGAGCCATAGAGCTTAGAACGACCTTGGTACGCTCAACCAATTCAGGCTACTCCGTAGTTGTAGACCCTAAAGGAAAAATTATTTCGGACATGCCCCTCTTCGAGGCAGAATCCGTTTATACGGAAGTCCCTGTTTACGGACACAAAAAAACATTTTATGCCTCGTATAAGGATTGGTTACCTATTATGATGTTTTTAATATTGATTTTTAATATCTTTTTGGAAAAAAGGAGGGCTAAAACAGCACGGTTTTAA
- a CDS encoding YraN family protein, with protein sequence MDSLGSKGESRIAEWLTDKDYLILEKNWRTRTGEIDIIALDKTEQTSSGGILVFIEVKTLLKTELSDLDLIINKKKQERIIKTAKHFLANNRKYNKMYIRFDVIVLRSNPFLEQPLEILHLKDAFGDCYD encoded by the coding sequence ATGGATTCTCTGGGCTCAAAAGGAGAAAGTCGAATAGCCGAGTGGCTGACCGATAAGGACTATCTTATCTTGGAAAAAAATTGGAGAACACGCACCGGAGAGATAGATATAATCGCTTTAGATAAAACGGAGCAAACATCATCCGGAGGGATTCTGGTTTTTATAGAAGTAAAAACCTTATTAAAAACTGAACTATCAGATTTAGATCTTATTATCAATAAAAAAAAACAAGAGAGGATTATAAAAACCGCTAAACATTTTCTCGCAAACAATCGAAAATATAATAAGATGTATATAAGATTTGATGTGATTGTATTACGATCAAACCCTTTTTTGGAACAGCCGCTTGAGATATTACATTTAAAAGACGCCTTTGGAGATTGCTATGACTAG
- a CDS encoding mechanosensitive ion channel family protein encodes MNINLEQIQTFVKENFTLPSFISILSFLGIVLITYIFFKIIIKSLKKFTENKVSPAIQNLITKILQYTCLAVILMTIFKKLGININAFVGAAGIAGVAIGFAAQTSVSNIISGFFVLAEKAFKVGDRIQLGDITGNVESIDFMAIRVKTLDGNIVRIPNEVVIKGNLINYSSLPIRRIETKISVAYGSDMEKVESVLMEIPNRVPQILKSPEPFVFWSAYADSGIEVAFYAWGKNEDFLVIKNSIFKLIAELFEEAEINIPFPQMDVYINPERTKKEPVFYESAENKPI; translated from the coding sequence ATGAACATAAACTTAGAACAAATACAAACTTTTGTTAAGGAAAACTTTACCCTTCCCTCTTTTATATCCATATTGTCTTTCTTGGGGATAGTTTTAATAACATACATCTTTTTTAAAATTATAATTAAATCGCTTAAAAAATTTACGGAGAACAAGGTAAGCCCTGCAATTCAAAACCTTATAACAAAGATTCTCCAATACACCTGTCTGGCCGTTATCTTGATGACGATATTCAAAAAGCTCGGTATAAACATAAATGCCTTTGTAGGAGCCGCAGGTATTGCCGGTGTTGCCATAGGTTTTGCAGCCCAAACCTCGGTGTCAAATATAATTTCAGGCTTCTTTGTCCTTGCAGAAAAAGCCTTTAAGGTAGGCGACCGTATCCAGCTTGGCGACATAACCGGAAATGTAGAATCGATTGACTTTATGGCTATCAGGGTAAAAACCCTTGACGGAAACATAGTGCGTATTCCGAACGAGGTAGTCATAAAGGGAAACCTCATAAACTACTCAAGCCTCCCGATAAGGAGAATCGAAACAAAGATAAGCGTTGCATACGGAAGCGACATGGAAAAGGTAGAATCCGTTTTAATGGAAATCCCGAACCGAGTGCCTCAAATTCTAAAAAGCCCCGAACCCTTTGTTTTCTGGTCGGCTTATGCAGATTCCGGTATTGAAGTTGCATTCTATGCTTGGGGAAAAAATGAAGATTTTCTTGTTATAAAGAATTCTATTTTTAAACTTATAGCCGAACTCTTTGAAGAAGCCGAAATAAATATTCCCTTCCCGCAAATGGACGTTTATATCAATCCGGAAAGAACAAAAAAGGAACCTGTTTTTTATGAAAGCGCAGAAAATAAGCCGATATAA
- a CDS encoding tetratricopeptide repeat protein codes for MYSELKEGVNLYNKKDYQEALVFFLSVSTEDVLIKIEINYYIGLIYSRLSEYEQALEYLEQVVTASKDIAKVYQCRLILAFIYANTGRTRLAEFELSKLIEAGYESVQVFSSLAYVYYEHHEIEKAIDYYEKALKTAPENSTALNGLAYILAETDRDLTRSLLLCKKAVEKQPENPAYLDSMALIYHKMNLPSEAKSYITRAKEKLPDNKIILKHFEMISSDAREA; via the coding sequence ATGTATTCCGAATTAAAAGAGGGTGTAAACCTATATAACAAAAAAGACTATCAAGAAGCTTTAGTTTTCTTTTTAAGTGTAAGCACTGAAGATGTTCTTATAAAAATCGAAATAAACTATTATATAGGACTAATATATTCCCGCTTGTCGGAGTATGAACAGGCTCTTGAATACCTTGAGCAGGTAGTAACTGCAAGCAAGGATATTGCAAAAGTTTATCAATGCAGATTGATATTAGCCTTTATCTATGCAAATACGGGCCGAACCAGACTTGCAGAGTTTGAGCTTTCAAAACTTATCGAAGCCGGTTATGAGTCGGTACAGGTTTTTTCTTCATTGGCTTATGTTTATTATGAACACCACGAAATCGAAAAGGCCATCGACTATTATGAAAAAGCCTTAAAAACCGCTCCCGAAAACAGCACGGCCTTAAACGGCCTGGCCTATATCTTGGCCGAAACGGATAGAGATCTGACACGCTCCTTGCTCCTCTGCAAAAAAGCCGTAGAAAAACAGCCCGAAAATCCGGCTTATTTGGATTCGATGGCTTTAATCTACCATAAGATGAACCTCCCTTCGGAAGCTAAATCCTATATTACTCGAGCTAAAGAAAAATTACCCGATAATAAGATTATACTCAAACACTTTGAAATGATAAGTTCTGATGCACGGGAGGCTTAG
- a CDS encoding EscU/YscU/HrcU family type III secretion system export apparatus switch protein — protein sequence MTKTDKKKVDCAVALSYALEAKAPIITASGRGLTAKRIKEAAERNKIKIVEDETLANILIHHEIGSCIPEYTYKAVAAIFAFLLKKD from the coding sequence ATGACAAAAACAGATAAAAAGAAAGTTGATTGTGCAGTAGCCCTTAGCTATGCTTTAGAGGCAAAAGCGCCGATAATTACGGCATCAGGAAGGGGTCTGACGGCAAAAAGAATTAAAGAGGCAGCAGAACGCAACAAAATTAAAATTGTAGAAGATGAAACCTTGGCAAACATTCTTATCCACCACGAAATAGGTTCATGTATTCCTGAGTATACATATAAAGCTGTTGCCGCTATCTTTGCCTTTTTGCTGAAAAAGGATTAA
- a CDS encoding HAD family hydrolase produces the protein MKYGISAIAFDIDGTLYPSWRFNLRIIPFLLKNFNFMSAFNKTRKDIRLWQEKNPDKVLSNFFDFQAEILAKHAGKNKEDVKNFLETEIYEGWKKRFARIKPYFFARESIEEFKRCGLKIALLSDFLPEQKNDVWGILPLCDAAFGTEAIGALKPSPLPFKRLAEALDLPCDKILYVGNNLRYDVAGAKAAGMHTACIKSRLFILLKKVFAQKDNEKPDIYFSNYRQLLKFMI, from the coding sequence ATGAAGTACGGTATTTCTGCTATAGCATTTGACATTGACGGTACGCTTTATCCTTCATGGCGCTTTAATTTACGTATAATTCCATTTCTGTTAAAAAATTTTAATTTTATGTCTGCTTTTAACAAGACCCGAAAAGATATAAGACTTTGGCAGGAAAAGAATCCCGATAAAGTTTTAAGCAACTTTTTTGATTTTCAAGCCGAAATCTTGGCAAAACACGCAGGAAAAAATAAGGAAGATGTTAAAAACTTTTTGGAGACGGAAATTTATGAGGGCTGGAAAAAGCGTTTTGCAAGGATAAAACCTTACTTTTTTGCAAGGGAATCTATAGAGGAATTTAAAAGATGCGGGCTTAAAATAGCCCTTCTTTCGGACTTTTTACCGGAACAAAAAAATGATGTGTGGGGTATTTTACCCCTCTGTGATGCCGCTTTCGGGACAGAGGCTATAGGGGCCTTAAAACCTTCTCCTCTCCCCTTTAAACGGTTGGCAGAAGCCCTTGATCTGCCTTGCGATAAGATTCTCTATGTGGGAAACAATCTCAGGTACGATGTTGCAGGGGCCAAGGCAGCAGGAATGCACACTGCCTGCATAAAGAGCAGGTTATTTATCTTACTTAAAAAAGTTTTTGCTCAAAAAGATAATGAAAAACCGGATATTTATTTTTCAAACTATCGCCAATTATTGAAATTTATGATATAA
- the serS gene encoding serine--tRNA ligase: MLDYKFIKENVEAVKQNIKNRHMNADADKAVELYDKRTALVTSLQNLQKDRNDNSQSMKQKLSPEERQKLVDQGKAIKEKIAQVEAELAEAEKALHEAVSKIPNMAHPEAPVGKEDSDNLEVKRCGTVPKFDFEPKDHVQLGQDLDLIDFEAGTKVSGVKFYFLKNEAVFLEQALTMYGLNILRKHGFKPFITPDIAKEEILYGIGFNPRGEESNVYSLEGEGTCLVATAEITLGGYHSDEIIKKESLPLKYCGLSHCFRREAGAAGQFSKGLYRVHQFSKLEMFVYCTPEESDALHEELRLIEEEIFNGLGIPFRVVDTCTGDLGAPAYRKWDLEAWMPGRNGGEWGEVTSTSNCTDYQARRLNIRYKDDDGKNKFLHTLNGTALAMSRAMIAVLENYQQADGSIKIPEALVPYCGFDRIG, from the coding sequence ATGTTAGACTATAAATTTATTAAAGAAAATGTTGAAGCCGTAAAACAAAATATTAAAAACCGGCACATGAATGCGGATGCCGATAAGGCAGTAGAACTATATGATAAGCGTACTGCCCTCGTTACTTCTTTGCAGAACCTGCAAAAAGATCGAAACGATAACTCACAGTCAATGAAGCAAAAATTAAGTCCCGAAGAAAGACAAAAACTGGTCGACCAAGGGAAAGCTATAAAAGAAAAAATCGCCCAAGTTGAAGCCGAACTGGCCGAGGCCGAAAAAGCCCTGCATGAGGCCGTAAGTAAAATTCCGAATATGGCTCATCCCGAAGCCCCCGTCGGCAAAGAAGATTCCGACAATTTGGAAGTTAAGCGCTGCGGAACTGTGCCCAAGTTTGACTTTGAGCCCAAAGACCATGTTCAGTTGGGCCAAGATTTGGATCTTATCGACTTTGAAGCCGGCACAAAGGTTTCAGGCGTTAAATTCTATTTTTTAAAAAACGAAGCCGTATTTTTGGAGCAAGCTCTTACGATGTACGGTCTTAACATATTGCGGAAACACGGGTTTAAACCCTTTATAACTCCGGACATTGCAAAAGAAGAAATCTTATACGGTATAGGCTTTAATCCACGAGGCGAAGAATCAAACGTCTATTCTCTTGAAGGCGAGGGCACTTGCTTGGTTGCAACTGCCGAGATTACTCTGGGCGGCTATCACTCGGACGAGATTATCAAAAAAGAAAGCTTGCCGTTAAAATACTGCGGTCTTTCTCATTGCTTTAGACGTGAAGCGGGAGCCGCCGGACAGTTTTCAAAGGGGCTTTACAGGGTTCATCAGTTTTCAAAACTCGAAATGTTTGTTTATTGTACACCTGAAGAATCGGATGCCCTTCATGAAGAGCTCCGCTTAATTGAAGAAGAAATCTTCAACGGTTTGGGAATTCCGTTCAGGGTTGTCGATACCTGCACCGGAGACCTTGGAGCTCCTGCCTACCGAAAGTGGGACTTGGAAGCATGGATGCCCGGAAGAAACGGAGGCGAATGGGGCGAGGTTACCTCTACTTCAAACTGTACCGATTATCAGGCACGCCGCTTAAATATACGCTACAAGGACGATGACGGTAAAAACAAATTTCTTCATACTCTAAACGGAACTGCTTTGGCGATGTCGAGGGCTATGATAGCCGTCTTGGAAAATTATCAGCAAGCTGACGGTTCCATTAAGATACCGGAAGCTCTTGTTCCTTATTGCGGTTTTGATAGAATCGGTTAA
- a CDS encoding Do family serine endopeptidase, which produces MRKLKNPLSAMAGILLIMLVSVVFLSARCSSNPENASTVYADPGLKTELSKESVSALESLQKANRELTSMILPSVVTLDVVETRKVQNNIDGFPWFFFNRPQDQKDGQGEREYEAEGMGSGVIVRKTGKTYYVLTNQHVTGNAKTISVMLYNGDKVQGKLIGSDQRKDVALVSFDYDKDLRVAVLGDSNTVQVGDLTYAIGAPMGYVSTVTSGIVSAVGRSGGPNRNNINDFIQTDAAINQGNSGGPLVNIYGEVIGINNWIVSSSGGSQGLAFSIPINNLKKAIDDFITSGEIKYGWLGVQLLEINDKFRESLNLKDIEGAFAGQVFLGSPADKGGIKPGDYITEVNSTKVKSVDDILRVIADLKPGESSSFKILRKGKEISATVKIEERDEKNVADSSKLWPGFVPSPLTEEIIKQLELKKGQNGVLVTSLQAKSPAAVMSLQPGDLIVKVNGKDVKDVLSFYDELSNAKGEIWFDFIREGHNLVTPKIKR; this is translated from the coding sequence ATGCGTAAATTAAAAAATCCGCTTTCAGCGATGGCCGGAATTTTATTGATTATGCTTGTTTCGGTTGTTTTTCTTTCAGCCCGATGTTCAAGTAATCCCGAAAATGCTTCTACAGTGTATGCCGATCCGGGGTTAAAGACCGAGCTGAGTAAAGAGTCTGTTTCGGCTCTTGAATCTCTTCAAAAAGCAAATCGAGAGCTTACTTCCATGATTTTACCCTCGGTAGTTACCCTTGATGTTGTAGAAACAAGAAAGGTTCAAAACAATATAGACGGTTTTCCTTGGTTTTTCTTTAACCGCCCTCAAGATCAAAAAGACGGTCAGGGGGAAAGGGAATATGAAGCCGAAGGTATGGGCTCAGGTGTTATCGTAAGAAAGACGGGAAAAACATATTATGTTCTGACAAACCAGCATGTTACAGGCAATGCCAAGACAATTTCCGTTATGCTTTATAACGGTGATAAGGTTCAAGGTAAGTTAATCGGTTCTGATCAGAGGAAGGACGTTGCCCTTGTTTCCTTCGATTATGATAAGGATTTAAGGGTTGCCGTGTTGGGAGACTCAAATACCGTACAGGTAGGAGACCTTACATATGCAATCGGTGCTCCTATGGGTTATGTGTCTACCGTTACAAGCGGTATTGTAAGTGCGGTAGGCCGTTCAGGCGGACCGAACAGAAATAATATAAACGATTTTATCCAAACGGATGCAGCGATAAATCAAGGCAACTCAGGCGGTCCCTTGGTCAATATCTATGGTGAGGTTATAGGCATAAATAACTGGATTGTTTCATCAAGCGGCGGGTCTCAAGGTCTTGCCTTTTCGATTCCTATAAACAACCTCAAAAAAGCTATCGATGATTTTATTACTTCGGGTGAAATCAAATACGGTTGGCTTGGTGTTCAGCTTCTTGAAATAAACGATAAGTTTAGAGAAAGCTTAAACTTAAAGGATATTGAAGGTGCTTTTGCAGGACAGGTATTTTTAGGTTCTCCTGCGGATAAGGGCGGTATAAAGCCCGGTGATTATATTACCGAGGTAAATTCGACAAAGGTTAAAAGTGTTGACGATATACTGCGTGTTATCGCCGACTTAAAGCCGGGAGAATCTTCATCCTTTAAGATTTTACGAAAAGGAAAAGAAATCTCCGCAACCGTAAAAATAGAAGAAAGAGATGAAAAAAATGTAGCCGATTCTTCCAAACTTTGGCCCGGTTTTGTTCCGTCTCCTTTAACTGAAGAAATTATAAAACAACTGGAGCTTAAAAAAGGTCAAAACGGCGTTTTGGTAACAAGTTTACAGGCTAAGAGCCCTGCTGCCGTTATGAGTTTACAGCCGGGCGACCTTATAGTAAAGGTTAACGGAAAAGATGTAAAAGATGTTTTGAGCTTTTATGATGAGCTTTCAAACGCAAAGGGCGAGATTTGGTTTGACTTTATAAGAGAAGGCCACAATTTGGTTACCCCAAAGATTAAAAGATAA
- a CDS encoding HD-GYP domain-containing protein — translation MLKKIKTADLKIGERFSAPVFFDDGKNMFLLKGMALSENELNTLKRWKVQYVVTAGDPVPDGETMNDEIAELDEVDEIEDLEDPGEIEEVEEDYPISGTKIKRSEIEEISADCILKLTQDSRSMQLHTEYLEIIKSLEKVFENFKARKPVDNMPVNYHATRLIELVRKNPPLCVGFILGTELEEDNLARSSVNTAILAIILSEALELPKNRINEITIAALLHDVGMMKIPQKILNKTETLTDIEKQAVAAHTAYGYKTAMSELMYTREIALSIMQHHERWDGKGYPNGLSGKDIDIGARIITVADAFVAMITPKPYRDLMLGYQAMKNLLSDNARIFDPEIIKAMIRSVGIYPIGSIVLMNDASLARVIKSSPEAPMRPFIRILIDSTGEILDENSELVDLKKNKNLFIVRAIDPRTYRNK, via the coding sequence ATGTTAAAAAAAATTAAAACGGCTGATTTAAAGATTGGAGAGCGTTTTTCGGCTCCCGTATTTTTTGATGACGGGAAAAACATGTTTCTTTTAAAAGGTATGGCATTAAGCGAAAATGAATTGAACACTTTAAAAAGATGGAAAGTTCAATATGTTGTTACTGCCGGCGATCCTGTACCTGATGGAGAGACCATGAATGACGAAATAGCAGAGCTTGATGAAGTTGATGAGATTGAAGATCTTGAAGATCCGGGAGAAATAGAGGAAGTTGAAGAAGACTATCCCATCAGCGGAACCAAAATTAAAAGATCCGAAATTGAAGAAATTTCTGCCGATTGCATTCTAAAGCTTACACAAGATTCCCGCTCAATGCAGCTCCATACCGAATATCTGGAAATTATAAAGAGCCTTGAAAAAGTATTTGAAAATTTCAAAGCCAGAAAACCGGTGGATAATATGCCCGTAAACTATCATGCAACAAGATTGATAGAACTGGTCAGAAAAAATCCTCCTCTTTGCGTAGGTTTTATATTGGGAACCGAGCTTGAAGAAGATAATTTGGCCCGCTCGTCCGTAAATACGGCTATCTTAGCCATCATTTTAAGCGAGGCTCTCGAGCTTCCCAAAAATAGAATTAACGAAATAACTATCGCAGCCCTCTTACACGATGTCGGAATGATGAAAATACCTCAAAAAATCCTCAATAAAACCGAAACCCTGACTGATATTGAAAAGCAGGCTGTTGCAGCTCACACTGCCTATGGCTACAAGACAGCTATGAGTGAACTCATGTACACACGGGAAATTGCCTTGAGCATTATGCAACACCACGAAAGATGGGATGGAAAGGGCTATCCTAACGGTCTTTCAGGAAAGGATATAGATATAGGAGCAAGAATTATAACCGTAGCCGATGCCTTTGTTGCAATGATAACGCCCAAGCCATACAGGGATTTAATGCTGGGATATCAAGCCATGAAAAACCTTCTTTCAGATAATGCCCGCATTTTCGATCCCGAAATAATAAAGGCCATGATTAGAAGTGTGGGAATTTATCCTATAGGCTCCATCGTTTTAATGAATGATGCTTCTCTTGCCAGAGTAATTAAAAGCTCACCGGAAGCACCGATGCGCCCCTTCATCCGTATATTAATTGACTCAACAGGAGAGATTTTGGATGAGAATTCAGAGCTTGTAGATTTAAAGAAAAATAAAAATCTTTTTATAGTTCGGGCAATAGATCCGCGAACTTACAGAAATAAATAA
- a CDS encoding galactokinase — protein sequence MQKIVTFHIDEYGDEPEVCAAAPGRFHLLGEHTWFAQGNTLSMSINHYLYACASRRSDNNFRLFSISLNERKKISYSGLRYKREDRWANAVKAVISAFNDFGHHVSGLNFTILSEIPADAGLGTPNALKTATALILRKMFAPKLTKSDLVDILEHANVQHLNTYAHRADILCALFAKSNHCVRTDHRKKTADIYPFPIEGHSIILTDSRVPRIIAREELTARLDECVEAYELVKKQPDMPKNMMHLTEKMLEEIDIPESVRRRVTYIIRESLSVDEAVDALKRKDNIMLSRILNRSHDGLRDRFEISCPELDWLVKRSLEFMEPSVTNLVCSRMTGKGFGGCTYTILRDEDAKAYIEKVGDYERIFGFKPLIYKAKPTGSARTF from the coding sequence ATGCAAAAAATAGTTACATTTCATATTGACGAATATGGAGATGAACCTGAAGTATGTGCTGCCGCTCCGGGGCGGTTTCATCTTCTAGGTGAACATACATGGTTTGCACAGGGAAATACTCTTTCCATGAGCATTAATCACTATTTATATGCTTGTGCATCCAGGCGCAGTGATAATAACTTTAGGCTGTTTTCAATTTCGCTTAATGAGCGGAAAAAAATATCTTATTCAGGTCTCAGATATAAGAGGGAAGACAGATGGGCTAATGCGGTTAAGGCCGTTATTTCGGCATTTAACGACTTCGGACATCATGTTTCCGGCTTAAATTTTACTATTTTGTCCGAAATACCTGCGGATGCGGGCTTGGGAACGCCCAACGCTCTTAAAACGGCAACAGCCCTCATATTGAGGAAGATGTTTGCCCCAAAACTTACCAAAAGCGATTTGGTAGATATTCTTGAACATGCTAATGTTCAACATTTAAATACTTATGCACATAGAGCGGATATTTTATGTGCTCTTTTTGCAAAATCCAATCACTGTGTGCGTACCGACCATCGAAAAAAAACTGCGGATATTTATCCTTTTCCAATTGAGGGGCATTCCATTATATTAACGGATTCCCGTGTCCCGCGCATAATTGCCCGCGAAGAATTGACAGCCAGATTGGACGAATGTGTCGAAGCCTATGAGTTGGTAAAAAAACAGCCGGATATGCCGAAAAATATGATGCATTTGACCGAAAAAATGCTTGAAGAAATCGATATCCCCGAATCGGTGAGGAGAAGGGTTACCTATATCATAAGAGAATCTTTAAGTGTTGATGAAGCTGTGGATGCCCTAAAGCGCAAAGATAATATAATGCTTTCACGTATCTTAAACCGCTCGCATGACGGGCTTAGAGACCGCTTTGAAATTTCCTGCCCCGAATTGGATTGGCTGGTCAAGCGCTCCCTTGAGTTTATGGAGCCTTCGGTAACTAATCTTGTGTGTTCACGAATGACGGGAAAGGGCTTTGGCGGTTGTACTTATACTATTCTTAGAGATGAAGATGCAAAAGCTTATATAGAAAAAGTTGGAGATTACGAAAGAATTTTCGGATTTAAACCTTTGATATACAAGGCTAAGCCTACAGGCTCTGCAAGAACATTTTAA